The following is a genomic window from Solanum lycopersicum chromosome 6, SLM_r2.1.
GACCTTATCACATGATTCTGTTATGCTTTGAACACTTCaagattcttgaaaaatttcCTTATTCTTGattagttcattaaattttgtcTATCCTATTAATTCACTGTCTTTCTTAATTCTATCTATCctattaattttacttattttccctTAAAACCAAAATCAACATTCAAAAACATTTGTGGAggattcaaattttgatttggcATAACACAAGTGTCATGACTACGTAAGAAAATATTATCATCTAGTAACACCTGATTTTGGTAACTTAATCATGAATTTAATGATTCTTattgaaatatcaaatatttatatctttttataGGAATTCAAATATCCCATCCAAGGATTGGATGAATTTAGCAAGGTATAGCCAACCCTATATTGATGGTGTGGAATCATTCCTAGATTTTGCTTACTCTTATGGAAATCCTCACGGAGAGGAAATTCAATGTCCATGTGCAAAATGTTGTAATATTCGTTGGACTCGAAGGAATGTAGTGTATGATCATCTAATATACTATGGATTTGTTAAAGGTTATACTAGATGGATCAATCATGGAGAATGGGAtatcaagttgaatgttgaagATGATATGGATTGCTCGCGTGATGATATTGATAGATTgttgaatgatcaatttagaGATGTTGCAAAGGCAAAAGGAGCTTATAATGGTCCAAATGAAGATGCCAACAAATACTATAACTTAGTTGAAGAGGCAAGCCAAGAATTATATCCTGGTTGTACAGGATTCTCTAAATTATCATTCACACTTCgtttatatttgttgaagtgtcTACACGGATGGAGCAATGAatcattcacttctcttttAGAGTTATTAAAAGAGGCGATGCCCGAGTTGAACATTCCTCCCTCTTACAATAAAACCAAGTCTATGGTCAAGAATCTCGGCcttgattatgagaaaattgatgcatgtccaaatgattgcatgttgtttaggaatgaTCATAAGGATGATAAATTTTGTCATACTTGCGGAGCTTCACGATATATTGAAAATCCTGAAGTTGATGGTGAGGTTGAGTCTTCTAAAAAATCACATCGAGTTTCAGCAAAGACTTTGAGACACTTTCCATTAATTCCTAGACTCAAAAGGTTATTTATCTGCTCAAAGACAGCAGATTCTTTGAGGTGGCATGATGAGGAGCGTTCAAAAGATGGAAAGTTAAGGCAGCCCGCTGATGGTGAAGCATGGATTGATTTTGATAGGTTGCATCCAGATTTCGCACTAGATTCTTGCAATGTGAGACTTGGATTAGCAAGTGATGGGTTCAATCCATTTTGAACCATGAGTATATCTCATAGCACATGGACAGTTATGTTGATGACGTATAATATGTCGCCTTGGATGTGCATGAAATCTGAATATTCTATACTTTCATTACTTATACCTGGGCCACGATCACCTGGAAATGACATTGATGTTTACTTACAACCATTGATAGATGAGTTAAAATTGTTTTGGAATTCTGGGGTTGAAACATATGATGCTTCAAGAaatcaaacttttcaaatgCGAGCAGCTCTTATGTGGACAAGCAGTGACTTTCCTGCATATGCTATGTTGTCTAGATGAAGTACAAAAGGAAAGTTTGCTTGCCCTTGTTGTAACTATAACACTAATTCTCACTATCTTAAGCATAGTCGGAAAATGTGTTATATGGATCATCGTGTTTTTCTACCCATGGATCATCCATGGAGAGCTAACAAAAGATCGTTAAATGGAAAACCTGAATTCAGGCCTCCTCCACCTTTATTAAAGGGAACTGATGTGCTTCATAACttaaaagattttgaaaatgtgtttgGAAAGAAGATAAAGAGATCAAATAATGGTCCATGGAAaaaaaggtcaattttttttgaattaccttACTGGCAGCACAACTTGTTACGCCATAACCTTGATGTATGCAGAAACAGTAAGTTTGTTTCCTATTAAGGGATGTCCTATAGGAGCAAAGAAAACTGATCCATTTGTTTTCGACAACAAATCACTAAGTCAGGCACATGCATACTTATTGGGAAATTGTGATGaaattcaagaatatattaggTACTTTACTTTaatatagtattttaatttgtataattaagttttaacatatttaatttatttataattttaactaaaaaatacaTGATATGTAGAGAGCATATGCAAGAGGTTAATAATCATCCGCGAAGATCTAAATGGAGCAAGGCCAAGGATCATTGTCAAAACTTCTCTCAATGGTTTGAAACTCGTGCTTTGCAAGAGGATGTGCCTGATTTGATAAAACAATTGTCTAGAGGACCAAATGTTGTTGCTAAAAGATACTCTGGGTATCTCATCAATGGATATAGATTCCATAGTAGGCAGCGTGATGCAAGACGCAAAACACAAAATAGTGGTGTTACACTTGTTGCCTCAACTACGAGCTTTGCAAGCTCAAAGGATAAGAACTCGATTGCTGCAGATTTGACTTATTATGGTAGAATAGTTGATATAGTTGAGTTAGACTATTATAGTCATTTTAAGGTTGTTCTCTTTAAgtgtgattggtatgaggttgaGAAAGATATGTATGGCCTAACTTATGTCTATTTTAACAAGAGATGCTCTCTTGAAGAGCCTTTTGTTCTTGCATCTCAAGTACATCAATGCTTCTATGTGCAAGATCCATATGATCAAGTTAGACATTATGTTATGAAGACTGTGCCAAGAGACTTGTTTAACATGAGTGATGAATTTGAATCTGAACTCccacaaaattatgaaaatgagtTGTCTGAACACTTGACGGGACCATCCATACCAGAAGATGATGGTGAAGTTCCCTTAGTAAGGAATGATATACCAGAAACTGTTATTGATGTGCCTCCGGAGGAATTTGATACTCAACAACTTGAGGTTAAATATGAAAAGGAGTTTGAAGATGAGTCTGAAGAAGAGTACGAAGATGAGTCTGAAGAAGAATGTGAAGATGAATCTGAAATGAGTATTAAGATGATTATGAAGATGAGTCTGATGAATCTGAAGACGAGTTTGAAGATGACTGTACACCATGagtattcttatttttatgatgaaCATATAGTGCTAACtcacttttttttgttatttaactttttttgtacAAACACCTTAAGATGTCTATGTATAATGTTGGCTTTGTTTATGTGTGGCTGTTTTTGGTCGATAATTTATGTTGACttctttaatttatgtaattattgttTTGTTGATGAAGCTGTAATTCTagcttacttttattttatttgactgTATGTTGGCACAACTTgtataactaaggttagtaaTATCTGGAGTATGCATGTTACATTTATCAAATTACATTCTAATAGTAAATGTGAATTGTTGTTGTCAtctaaattcttattttttcctATTACTATTAGGCATTAGACATTACAGGCAGCACAGTCAAGGCAGTGAAGGCAACACAGTGAAATCAGTCCTCCTTATGTACTACTCCCTTAAATTTCTGGAAGCTAAAGATTGGTTCACAACTCGTTCTAATTAGCACAGTGAAATCAGTCGTCTTCTATTTGCAGGTTTGCTTTTTCTATTTAACAATaacattattattgttttctagGTTAAGTTACTGTtgggaaagaaaataaatatattaaaagaaggCGGAAATAATGAGTCAATCAGCAGCACTAAAGAAAAAGGGTTCGAATCCGAACAAAGCTCAAAGCCCATTGAAGAATTTGAACTTTGATATGCAATATCGATCAAGTACTGAATTGGCTAACCAGATCAATATTAAGAGAGAACAACTTGCTAACGAACACAATGATAAAGCTAAGAAAGAGCATGTACCAATAGCGCATAAAAGAAAGAATTCTGAGGATTTAATTCTACAAACTAAGAAGAGATTATTTCAATCTGGAGAGTCCAttcaagaaaaaagaattaaacttcCTATGCAAAACTTTAGGTTCCAAATGTCTTCAAAGCAAGGTGTTACTGATTAAGTTTATGTGACTGGGGAAACATTTGGTaattcagaggtacaacatggtATTCAAGATCAATTAAACTTCAAACAGGTTAAGAGGAAGTCTGTCATACCGGCCACAAGTCTTGATCAGTTTCTAGCAGAACAATGGTTACAGAAAGAACATGATATTAATGATCTACCAAACTGCAAGCAGGTAAAGAGGAAGTCGATCATAGGCGATGAAACAAAAACAGATAACCACACAGTAGCAGATGATCTTGTGGATCAAGAAGAAATCAATAGGGATGAGTGTGCTATAGAAGAGGAAATTGGCATTGATTGTAGTATGAAAGGTATGTCTCAAGCGTTATAAGATTTATTActtatataaatgatatttcttATTTACTTACAGTTACATAAATCAAGAAATATTGGAGGTGAAAAAAGTCCGAGGAAAAACAACATGTAAGGATATTCACGcaagaaatttggaagaaagaaaagaggtGACATTTGATAAAGGGCAAGCAGTGGGACCAACTGGTAAGATAGTGTCCGAATTCACCAACTTTATAGGAACAATTTCAAGGAATCCGAGGTTCATCAACTTGATGTACACTAGTTGGCATGCGGTGCCAGAAGATACTAAAAAGCGCATGTGGGAATATATCAATGTAagaacaattaatttttaaattgcatatttattcTTTGTTTTTACAGATTGAAGctaactatattttattttacatagtCCAAATTCATAATTCCAATAGAAGGAAAAGTGTGGGTGATGACTGGCTTTCGTGATGCTTGGAAGTGATAcaagcaaaaaattaaagagagattttttgataaaaatagtaCCATTGAGTACATGCTAGCAAAACGTCCCAGTGACATTGCAGAAGATGAATTTTGTCAATTGATCGAGTATTGGAAAGACCCAATTGTTCAAGTAAGGCTAAAATACTACATTTCTATTGTTCAACATATTTTGGATTATATcgattctatttttgttttatttattaattcaaacatatctttttatataattataggtCATGTGTGagatgaattctcaaaacaGGAAAAATCAAAAACGGAGTCACTGAATGGGACCTATTAGTTTTGCAAGAGTACGCGTGGCATTGGTAATACTTAGCATCTTCGGCCATATACATTTAATCCATTTGTATTCCTCCAATAGATTGataagtttttaaatatctttttatataatttttagcgTGCAACCAAAGAAAACAATGAGGAACCATCAAAGTCTGAAATGTTTATTGCAACTCGTACAAAAACGGGAAAGGAACTTCATGCCGATACTCAAATTGCAATAGTAAGTTTTTTAAAGTgtattaatgatgaatttaattcaggtttaatattttttacattgtTTAAAgggtgataatttattttaatatgctTGAAGGGATGTCAATTGAAGTTACTTAATGAACCATAAACTCATTTAAGCtagagagaaataagaagtacttgaatataatatgaaagtcaattttattcaataggCTGAACTTCAGAATCGCCAAAATTCCGGGGAAACTGCAGATGATGCTTTTACGGCAGTGTTTTGTAAGGAGCAGCCTGGTCGACTTAGGTGCTATGGTGGATCAGTGACAGCAAGTTCATTGAAGAAAGATGAGGAAGATAGCAAGCTAAAGCAAAAACATGCTAATGAAATCACTTCTCTGAAAGaagaaatgaatgaaatgaGAGAGGAAATAAGAGAAGAAATGAGAGAAGAAATGCGAAATTTTTTTAGTCAATTGCTTCAAAACAACCCTGGATTGAATGTTCGAGGTATGCAAGGGGGTGTTGTATCTAACATTGCTTCACCTATTGATGCGGGTAGTACACAAGCTGTAAAAGGCCAAAATCCTCTACAATCTTCCGGGTCAACTCATGATCCGATTCTTCAAAAggtatttagtactttttcaaaTTAGTCCTCTCAGTTTCTCAGAAAGTCTTCTTGTTTGTAATTGTTATTGATTAACTTCATGTTTGAATCAAATTAGTTATTGTTAGTGGCTTTGGTTTGAATTGAGCTAAGGTTTTGTTTCTCTTGACCACTGTTCATCTTGCTTGTTTGGTATGGTTGAAGTGTAGTTTTTCTATGTCAGATTTAGTTTCCTTGTTGCCTCGCTCTGATGAGTATGAAGTAACTCTGAACTTGTTACATATTCTCGATATGGttttgaatattattgaatGGTGGCGAAACACTTTAAATACGACttagttttctttctttggttATTGTTAGTGGCATTGGTTTGAATTGAGCTAAGGTTTAGTTTCTCTTGACCACTGTTCATCTTGCTTGTATGGTATGGTTGAAGTGTAGTTTTTCTATGTCAGATTTAGTTTCCTTGTTGCCTCGCTCTGATGAGTATGAAGTAACTCTGAACTTGTTACATATTCTCTATATGGttttgaatattattgaatGGTGGCGAAACACCTTAAATGCGACTGAGTTTTCCTTCTTTGGTTATTGTTGGTGGCATTGGTTTGAATTGAGTGAAGGTTTTGTTTCTCTTGACCACTGTTCATCTTTTTTGTTTGGTATGGTTGAAGTGTAGAACATTACAGTCCAAATTATTGATTAGTAGTGTTGCTACCCTTACGTTAAGGTTGGTGTTTCCAAGGAGCCTTTTTAGTTGAATAAAGATTTGAATGTTTAGTAGAAATCATAGATAAGCTTCAGAGTTAAAGGATCCTTTGtcttaaaaatacaaattattgagTTCTCTAAAAGTATAGATCCCGATGAAGTGAAATGGATATTGAGGATTTAGTCAGTTAACTGTTCTACAGTCACAAAAGCTTGCACAGCAGGCACCATCTGTGGCTGTGCTCCTCATTTGCCTAATACAAATAAGATAGAATTGCTTTTATATGGTTCAAGTTTTGGCTTCTATagaacatgcaaacacataaatacttttaagttcattttttttgagtttgcGCACCTTGAATGCAATCAATGACCATAAAGATAtcatttttaatctattttgaGCTAATAACAGCAATAATTTTGAGCTAATAACAGTCCAAATTATTGTCTAAGCCTCTCTGCAAATAAACTTTGGCATAGTGTGGAATCTGCAATCTGCAATCTACAGAtttgttgttaatattttctGTAACTGCTGCTGCATTCTGTAGAATATCCATGTTGTTAGCATTATTGCTGCTGCAATCTGTAACTTTTGTTAATGTTTTCACTATGCCTTTTGTGCTTCTATATATCATTATTTCCGTCAGTAAAGCATGCTTCCATAACTACaaacaaatacacaaataattataggagaATCTAATTGTTTATGTCTCCTCATTAATTCCTTTTCTCTATAACTGTTGGATTTCAATGTTGCAATCTGAAAGTCTTACCTCTTCTATATTACTGCCaatatcttatttgtgtagggaaatggaggtgatcaaatttgaaatggatgatgaagagtttttcaactattgtaaaagtttaaatacataATTGATTTATGTGTACACATTTAGAATATTGATGTATAAGTATGGGTATGTGTACACAACACATACTATCTTTTGAAGTACTTTATGGGAAatctataaatttgaattacttattAGCGCTAGAGATTATTTATTGCAATATAATATTGGAGTATTGTGATTAGAAATTGTGGCATAGGACTGTAAATTGTGTATGCACTTGAGCAAGGACAACACTTCAAAGTGTTGTCATACATTAGATAGAAAAGGCAACACTTGATAAGTGTGGGCAATATGGTAGCAAAGGCCACGCTTCAAAGTGTAGCTTATAAAGCAACACTTATAAGCGTAGCAGTAGAAGCGTGGCTTTTTCTCTTTTAGGCTATGCTTATAAGTGTAGCTGATAAGGCAACACTTCTAAGCGTAGCTACAAAGTGTGGCCTTTTTGACTTTGAGGCTACGCTTAAAAGTGTTGCTCAGATGGCAATACTTCTAAGCGTTGGTAAAAAGCGTGGCCTTTTTTCCTTTTGGCTACGCTTTTAAGCGTAGCTGATAAGGCTACGCTTGTAAAGCGTCGCCTAAACTCTAAGGTTTCGCTGCTTTCGGCCACCCCTGGAAAAGTGTGGCTTAAAGTCAAAAAGTGTGGCTTTTTaccaaaggccacactttttcatagtttaggCCACACTTTTCTAGGGTGGTTGGAGATATAAAATGTTGTAGTGATGGTTTGAGACAAAAAATATGTAATGACTTCCGCTTTGCACTTTATGAAGGTGATTTTGATTGTccaatttaaaagtttaaagttCTTTGTATTTTCCATCATTTTATGTCTTGATGTTATTATAATGCTAAGGGCTTCTATGATACCCATTCGGGGAAAAGTAAGCCATGAAACTTCTAGGGGGTAACCCCGGGTCGTTACACTAGCCCTACTCGTTCTCCTCATCTTACTCCTACAAGTAGAACCTGACATGATCAAATACATGGGTAATACCTCATTAGTGTCAAGGAGTGGCACCCCCGCCAGCTTGCATAACACGGTTGTAAGTCCCGAAAGGAAGAAATATTTTTCCCTAGTAGAACATATGCGCCCCTACATTCACTTGATAGCATGTATAGCACACACTATGACAACGAGAAAAGGTTATGTCGAATGGTTACCCAATAAGAGGATCCTTCTAGTCACTAATTATAACCACATCTTAGCATCATGTGACCAATCTGAGCTAGTAATGCCCTGGGGAGTAGCCCAATAAACCTGATACTGATGGGCAAGCTAAATCAAACTGTCCCTCAGCCAACATAGGTTCATCTTCAAAATCTTAGCCACATACATAACATTATGAACCTATGGCAACTCTAACGCCTCGTTGATGGTTGTGAAATTAAAGGGGATGTCAAATCCCCGAATACGGATAACGGGAAGAGGTTCGTCTACCGCACAATGGGAAGGATGGTGAAGAACTCACTCACACCAAGTGGAACGTGCATCTGGAGGATCCTCAATTAGTCAAGTACATCCGAACTCCTTCAGGCGACCATAAAATGCAAGCTCCTTCTTCACCAACTTGAGTAACACGAACCCTCTCTCGCAGTTGAACCCTATATTTCTATTTTCATGATTCCTCTCCAGACTAGCAATATTAAGAAATCAGGCAAAAGGTAGGTTTTCCTCATTTGGACCTACCATTTAGAGAGCATGCAAAAACTTGATTAGCATGTTAGGATTTTCCCGCCAAAATGTGATTATGGAGGCCGCTACAGCGGCATGAATCCTTTATATGGGATGAACACAAGGTGCGATCATGTTGCCTTTTCGTCCCGAAATCCCTATTACCAACTATGTTTTAGAATATTAGAGTATATACAGTACCTTAGAACCTATTTACGCAATTATATTTGCAAAATAACTTCTAAAGGAGATCTAAATCGGAATTTTACTTCAAGTAACCCTTCAACTTCCCCCAAACCATTTTGGTACCAATTAAaacatatttcaattaaatCCTTACACCCAAAACATTGTGGAGATGTTAGGGATGTAAGGGAAAACCCCAAGCTACATTTTCTTACCA
Proteins encoded in this region:
- the LOC138349325 gene encoding uncharacterized protein, which translates into the protein MERKFCIMLKFDLFDELDATDEIIAYLFTRGIDIQAVNVVINFDFPKNSETYLHRVRQSEKYVKLGLAVSQVTFEDHFILNSNIPSKDWMNLARYSQPYIDGVESFLDFAYSYGNPHGEEIQCPCAKCCNIRWTRRNVVYDHLIYYGFVKGYTRWINHGEWDIKLNVEDDMDCSRDDIDRLLNDQFRDVAKAKGAYNGPNEDANKYYNLVEEASQELYPGCTGFSKLSFTLRLYLLKCLHGWSNESFTSLLELLKEAMPELNIPPSYNKTKSMVKNLGLDYEKIDACPNDCMLFRNDHKDDKFCHTCGASRYIENPEVDGEVESSKKSHRVSAKTLRHFPLIPRLKRLFICSKTADSLRWHDEERSKDGKLRQPADGEAWIDFDRLHPDFALDSCNVRLGLASDGFNPF